The stretch of DNA ATGCGGGCGAGCACGCCGTCCATGTTCTCGAGGATTTCCGACGCCTTGATGCGCATGACCTTGATCCCGACCGCCTCGAGGCTCCTGTCGCGGCGAGTGGCGAGCGCTTCGGTGTCGCCTTCCTCGAAGATGTCGACCGCCATGCCGAGCGTGTGGCAGTTGAAATCGACGATCGCCGAGCCGACCACCGCATGGCGGGTGAATGTGTGCCGGCCGAGGTCCGCCTTGGCGAACCGCGCCGCGAGCGCCTTGTGCGCCTCGGACGAATGCCGCCGCAGCTCGCGCGCCTGGGCGTGAAGCTGGTCGAGCCGCTTCTCCGAAATTTCCCACCCGCGCCCCTTTTTCTTGAGCGCGGGGGCGGTGGAGTCCTCGGAGGGCTCGCGGAGTTGGAGGGTCTTGCGGTCGGTCAACCCACGCTCCCCTCGAGCGAGATCGCCAGCAGCTTCTGCGCCTCGACCGCGAATTCCATCGGCAGTTCCTTCAGCACCTCGCGGGCGAAGCCGTTGACGATGAGCGCCACGGCCTCTTCCTCGTCGAGGCCGCGCTGCATCGCGTAGAACAGCTGCTCGTCCGAGATCTTCGACGTGGTCGCCTCGTGCTCGATCTGGGCGCCGGGATTCTTCACCTCGATATAGGGCACGGTGTGCGCGCCGCAGGTGTCGCCAAGCAGGAGCGAATCGCACTGGGTGAAATTGCGCACCCCGTCCGCCTTCGGACCCACACGCACGAGGCCGCGATAGGTGTTGGACGACTTGCCCGCCGAAATGCCCTTGGAGATGATCGTCGAACGGCTGTTCTTGCCGTTGTGGATCATCTTCGTGCCGGTGTCGGCCTGCTGGAAATTGTTGGTCACCGCGACCGAGTAGAACTCGCCCACGCTGTCCTCGCCGTTGAGCACGCAGGAGGGATATTTCCACGTCACCGCAGAGCCGGTTTCGACCTGCGTCCACGAAATCTTGGACCGGTCGCCCTGGCAAAGCCCGCGCTTGGTGACGAAATTGTAGATCCCGCCCTGCCCTTCGGCATTGCCGGGATACCAGTTCTGCACGGTCGAATACTTGATCTCGGCATCTTCCATCGCGACCAGTTCGACCACGGCGGCGTGGAGCTGGTTCTCGTCGCGCATCGGCGCGGTGCAGCCTTCGAGATAGGAGACGTAGGAGCCCTTTTCAGCGACGATCAGCGTGCGTTCGAACTGGCCCGTATTCTCGGCATTGATGCGGAAATAGGTCGACAGCTCCATCGGGCA from Erythrobacter sp. encodes:
- a CDS encoding endonuclease domain-containing protein translates to MTDRKTLQLREPSEDSTAPALKKKGRGWEISEKRLDQLHAQARELRRHSSEAHKALAARFAKADLGRHTFTRHAVVGSAIVDFNCHTLGMAVDIFEEGDTEALATRRDRSLEAVGIKVMRIKASEILENMDGVLARITAGMRQRIADKQEARNRHNAQHAGGRR
- the sufB gene encoding Fe-S cluster assembly protein SufB, coding for MSDNFPVETKGAETDGIETEELTDREARDAAARAAEYEHGWSSEIETEFAPKGLNEDTVRFISAKKGEPEWMLDWRLKAFRMWQDMPEPDWAKVGYPPIDYQDAYYYAAPKKKAELESLDELDPEIKSVYDKLGIPVAEQEVLAGVKGARKVAVDAVFDSVSVATTFREELQKAGVIFLSISEAIKEHPELVKKWLGRVVPRNDNYFACLNSAVFSDGTFVYIPEGVRCPMELSTYFRINAENTGQFERTLIVAEKGSYVSYLEGCTAPMRDENQLHAAVVELVAMEDAEIKYSTVQNWYPGNAEGQGGIYNFVTKRGLCQGDRSKISWTQVETGSAVTWKYPSCVLNGEDSVGEFYSVAVTNNFQQADTGTKMIHNGKNSRSTIISKGISAGKSSNTYRGLVRVGPKADGVRNFTQCDSLLLGDTCGAHTVPYIEVKNPGAQIEHEATTSKISDEQLFYAMQRGLDEEEAVALIVNGFAREVLKELPMEFAVEAQKLLAISLEGSVG